The genomic interval TCTTCTGTGCCAGTCTAATGTGTCACTTGGATGTTTCCAGTCCCCCCTGTAGCTTTCTCAAGCACATGAGTCAACTCAGCCATGAAGCGATGTTGTTATAATGAGCAaaaagggcagtgtgtgtgtgtgtgtgtgtgtgtgtgtgtgtgtgtgtgtgtgtgtgtgtgtgtgtgtgtgtgtgtgtgtgtgtgtctttgtgtctgtctgtgtatctcaGGGGCAGCATAAATGTTATGTGCTCACGttcctctgtatgtgtgtgtgtgtgtgtgtgtgtgtgagagagagagagagagagagagagagagagagagagagcatacgtgtgtgtgtgtgtgattgtgtgtatgtgtgtgtgtgtgtgtgtgtgtgtgtgtgcatgcgtgagtatgcgttgtgtgcatgcatatttgtatacgtgtatgtgtgtgtgtgtgtgtgtgtgtgtgtgtacatgtgtgtgtgcgtatatgtgtgtaggtgtgtgtgtacgtcagtgcacatgtgtgtgtgtgtatgtatgtgtgagagtgtttgtgtgtgtgtgtgtgtgtgtgtgtgtgtgtgtgtgtgtgtgtgtgtgtgtgtgtgtgtgaagtgattTTAGCATAATAAGAGAGAAGGGCAGCACACTGCCTGCAGCTCCATGCAGCTAGCACAAAGACCAACTGCATTGACACACCACTGCCACCGTACAgtgccgccacacacacacacacacacacacacacacacacacacacacacacacacacacacacacacacacacacgcatgctcacacactaTGGTtgcagcaagcacacacacagacacacacacaccatggctcGGAggccatacacatgcacacacacacacacacacacatgcacacacacacacacacacacagactctaaGAAGTTATGACACTACAGccatccttgaatttccccttgaggatcaatagagtatctatctatctctattaTCCCTACTTGCACTGCAAACAGAAGGCTTCCAACTGGGAAGTTGCACTATAGCACACATCAGACAGAATTATGAGaatggagtgtgtggtgtgatagtgtgtgtgtgtgaatgtattccTCACTCTTGTCAACTCAGATTCTGGTGGCTTACTGTatctaaaaataaaccaaactaaagtcccccctcccccattaCAAACGCAGCCATTTCTTTCATGGGTTGCGTCTTGCatcctctttttttcccctcagctcattttccttgtttttttgtcttcccctcccctgccccctcatctctctctctctctctctctctctctctctctctctctctctctccctccctcatctctctctctctctctctctctctctctccctcatctgtctctctctctctctctctctctccctcatctctctctctctctctctctgaaagggAGGGCACTCTGCGAACAGGGGACCGTGTGCTGAGTGTGAACGGGGtggctctgcacacacacaaacacgctgaCGCACTTACCACGCTGATGCAGAGCAACCAGGAGTCCTTCTTCCTCATCGAGTATGATGTCTCCATCATGGGTGAGcacacgagagagaaagagagagagagggagatggagagagagacacagagagagagagtgaagggctCCAAGTTGTGGGATAAGGGAGAGAAATGTATGAcctaattatatatatatatgtatatatatatatatatatatatatatataaatgaactTGCTATCCAATTAGATCAATGTCCCGCTCCTGGCCTCTACCTCCTAGATAGGGAGGTGAAGTCTCTACATTTTGCCGATGACCTGGCTCTGCTGTTCTATGGCAGTTAGATGCCGATGACCTGGCTCTACTGCTCTACGGCAATTAGACATAGTAgaaaaatagcctactgtaggacCTTGGCCCTAGAGGTAAACCTAAACAAAtcaatttaaaataaacaattttgTCATTCCTCATACCTTGAGTTATACCTACCTAGGTATAACAATGACAGCATCAGGGTGGTTATAATCTCCAAATTCCAATTCAAATCTAACTTAAAATATTTGAGAGAATCATCCAGCCAATTGCACTGTTTGGTACTGACATATACTGTAGGGTCCACTCAGTCATCATAGCAATACTCATTGGGGATAACACACAATAGAATCCCTACATGCAGAATCCTACAGATACATTTTACATGTACATagaaaaacaccaacaaatCACCTTAAATCCAGCCCCAAGACACCCTTCATTCCAAAGGCCTCCAAACCCATGAGATGAGTCCAGAACAAAAGTCCCCTACATCAGTTGTTGCAGAGACAAACTGCCCTGCACCAAACACACTCTGACCAGTctcacaataaacacacaacaGAGTAAACCAAATTATGAAACAATGAACAGTAAAGAAGTCTAATTAGAACATTGGAAAGAAGAAACTAAAAATCAAAGTAGAATAGAATGTTATCTGGCTCTAAACAGAGAATATAAATTGGCAGAATATCTCTCTACTGTCAGAGATAGAAAATAGACCAAGTACAAGCTAAGTGACCACAACCACAACATTGgaaatagaaaaagagagacacaaAAGACCATGTCAACCAGAATATGTCACTGCATGACAGATGAGGTTgagacagagatgcacttcCTCTTACATTGTTcatcattcactcacacaagaAGCATGAAGCCTTTTCCTCAACAAATTCAAATCCAAAAATTCCCAAAATGAAAGATAGGAGAAGGAGACAGGGTATATCTTGTTGCCCTATATGTATCAACATGCCACAATCTGAGGGGCAATGAGTGACCTATACGGACAAACAAACACGcaggcgcacacgcacacacacacacacacacacacacacacacacacacacacacacacacaaaaacactattatatatatactattatatatatatgtatattatatatatactgcatttgatttcatttttatttttttattttattcttatgaaaatctattgatatgtacagtatgtgtgtatgttcagaTTTATTATATAATAACAGCTTTGGCAATACGAGTGACCatgtcagagagagacagagagagagggagggagggaggaagagagagagtgaagatggGAAAGGATAGAGAAAATTAGGTAGAGAACAGGCCCAGGGTGAAATTAACCTTTACAGAGAAAAGCTCCACTTGTTTTTGAGGCAAATGATTCAAAAAGGAAGAAACTGTTAAGCTTTAATAAGTTGTGAAACTGGAATAGAGGGATTCTATAATAAATCCATCATTAATTAACTCCAAGGCCCCAAGGTCTTAGAAATTTGATGGGGGGAAATATACATAGAtctcttgcctgtgtgtgtgtgtgtgtgtgtgtgtgtgtgtgtgtgtgtgtgtgtgtatacagactCGGTGAAGCAGGCCTCAGGGCCTCTGCTGGTGGAAATTCCAAGGCCTGCGGGCTCAACACTGGGGGTCAGCCTGACTACAGCGCTCTACAGGAATAAGCAGGTCATCACTATAGAAAAGATCAAGCCAGCCAGTGTGGCCGAGAGGTAATCTAGCATATggaaatgttctctctctcacacacacacacacacacacacacacacacacacacacacacacacacacacagcatgtgcaTGATGAATTCTCAAGGGTAATGAAAGTCATATTcatccgtctgtgtgtgtgtgtgtgtgtgtgtgtgtgtgtgtgtgtgtgtgtgtgtgtgtgtgtgtgtgtgtgtgtgtgtgtgtgtgtgtgtgttgaaggtgTGGAGCACTGCATGTAGGGGATATTCTCCTTTCCATTGATGGCACGAACACAGAGCACTGCACCTTAATGGAGGCACATCAGCTGCTGGCCACCAGCACAGACATTACCAAACTGGAAATCCTCCCAGCCCACCAGGACCCAggtgactttctctctctctgtcttcctcttatTCTATCTCTCTGcatttctctttatctctctctctctctctcactctcttcatctctccatcattttcactcactcatgcacgctctctctatctccctatctcgctctctctgactcacacaccccctttctctctctctttctctctctctctctctctctctctctctctctccttatctcacttcccctctgtgtgtgtgtgtgtgtgtgtgtgtgtgtgtgtgtgtgtttgtaaattcGGCTTTTCAGCtgaaaggagggaaaaaaaagaaaaaacccaACAGGTCCAAATCCTCGGCCGTATCCCACCCAGCTAAAATAACAGTCAGTCAGTGATGCATCTCCGTGAAGCAGAATGACCCAAGCAATGTCACAAACCATCAGCTCAAAACACCACTTCTGAGTTCATGCATACAATTACTCTCTCGCTTTTACATAACCCAACACCGTATGCACATGCGGTCGGTTCAAACATGTCCGTTAATGTGGCTCCTGCTTTTTCCATGCATGTTGGTGGTGACCTTTGCTCGTGCGGCAGCTCCCGCTCTGATTGGCCGGGACTGGACGCTGGCTGTGGGGCAGCCACGGATGGCTGCACGCAGCGTTGGGTTTGTGTCGGATGGCAGGAggctgtgtttttgcatgtgctCTGAGTCACTGACAATTTGATGAGGGCTGAGGGCGAGCGTTCCCCTCTCCTCCGGACACACGTGTGGCCATCGTCGTCTCACAGGCCACATTTCGCCGGGCCGTGCACGCGGGCGACTTCGCCTGGCATCACAAGCCTCGACTTCCTTCGCTCTTCGCCCTCCGAGGGTAGACGCAGAGCACAGCGGCGTGTTGtgacagagaaagtgagagcgagggaaaaagagggggataaagagagagaagaggaggagagaacacaCTCATCCTTATGCTGCAGATGCCCTCATTTGAGAGTATATTCTTGATATTCTCTCTGTGAATCGACTCCTGTTGTGCCACTTCGGTGGTCTATCTTCCTGCCTATGGCCTTCTAAGTTCCATGCGATAAATCTGCttattttcaaaaaaattttttttttttccaacatatctttttttttcacaaaaaagaGGTTGAAGGAACAGAGGTACTACAGTTGGGTTGCCTCTACATAACACAAATCAAAAAATGACCATAGACAGCTCAGCTCCGTGGTCACGCACGCTATGTAAAACATGTAAGTCTGCATGCTGAGAATATTCCCAAACCAGCAGAATGGCAGAACACTGAGCAATGATGTATCACTAATCCAGTGCAAACACAACAATCATAATAATAAGCAGAAGCATTCTACTATAGACAAAGCACATGCCCATCACGCAACATGTTCCTCATTCTCATGTTCCTATTCTCATGAGCCTCGTATGGATAgacagatatagatagatatataagGGGATCCTATATATCTTTTATATGGGGTTTGATGGTATACAGTAGGGCTACCATtagcacactaaacacacactagCAGATGTGCGGTATGACATAGCATGTGAGTGTATATGGGGGTTTTGGGGTTTGCTCagtgagagagagctgagaCTGTTCAGTGCAGCAGCCGTtttgtgtggcgtgtgagcgtgtctCTGCTGGGGGAGAGGCATCTCACGCTGCCCCTCTCAGCCCAGCTGGGGCCttctgccaacacacacacacacacacacacacacacacacacacagtcttctgccgtccttctcttctctctgggtCTCTGCAGAGGTGTCAGAGTTCCCTCTGCTGTTGGCATCTCATGGTGGGATTCAAACAGTCACAGAGCACTGTTAATGTAATACCTTGGCATGACCTAAAAACATTCCTCTCAGGAAGAAATGATAAATATAGGCAAATGCAGGCAAGCCATTTGACCCTGAGACATGTcaaatcagttttttttgtttaacaCTTGTTCTTTATATTAGTATTTCAAATGAATCAATAAATTAATTAGTATATTATACAGAATGGAACCTCATTTTTTTGTACAACCCATTTCACAGGTAGTGAAAGCTCAATTTTCTGTGCTATCGGAATCAGATGTTTGTGCTAAGTGCTATCCGAATAGGATATTTGAGACAACAGAAACGGCCATCATTTAACACCTATCTAACACAATGTGACGTCAATGTGGGTGTTGGTGAGTACCCAGCAGTGCTAAAAGGCTATGCAGTTGACGTAATGCTGGAATTGACCCAACATGTCAAGGCAGACACTTTGCACCTGATGTGTCTCGTTAAAGCACTAATTTCAGTGATGAGGGGAGGAGCCCCAACTAACCCCTCCGATTACTCAGCTGTGGTGCAGATGAAGTCGTTAGCTGCAAGCCAATCCAGTTAAGCCCCTAAACAGTGTCATGTCCACACTCTAGAGGTGACTTTTCAAAAAATGCCTGCTCCGCTCTCAGCTTTTTGGAAGCTCTTCAGTAAACGTAAGAGCAGGTTTTGGGAGTGCAGGATTTTTTTGTGAGACAAATCACTTCCCTTTGTCATTTCAGCCTAAATTCTTTAAATCAAGAGAGAAACAAGTTTGACAGGATTCACTATTGTAGTGTCCACAGTGCATGGCAGAACATGGCACTCATAGTTAGTCCAGGACAgcttaaaacaacaatgttacaTTCACATGAAACATGCATGACAGGAGGCAGGGAACACATTGTAGCCTCACAGATAAATGCTTCAACAGGATCTTTTTAGCAGctgatttagtgtgtgtgtgtgtttgtgtgtgtgtgtgtgtgtgtgtgtgtgtgtgtgtgtgtgtgtgtgtgtgtgtgtgtgtgtacacatatgcTCATGTCTGTGTTTTCCCTCTGCTTGGCCCAGTGCGAGTGCAGAAGAGTGGTCAGCGCCAGTGGGACCCCAGCGTGAGTTATCTGCAGCCAGGCCACCAGACGGCGCATGGCAAAGCCACCACAGCCCCCTGGACTGTCCAGGGCAGCCACGGAACGACGGGTCCGCCGCACAGCCACCTGGCCCCCTCTGACCACTGCAGGAGTGAGTACATTCTCTCttaagtgaacacacacacacacgtacgtacatacatacatacatgttcatGTCTGTGTCTTCCCTCTGTGAGGGCATTATGTATAGGGCATGTATATATAGGCATGTATATAGGGTGTGTATAGGGTAAAGTAAGGCTTCGTGATTAGTGATGCTCATTGTTCTGTGAGGGGATTTGTGACGATGGATACATGTGTGTGAGCtagagagagaacaaacagTAAAGCTGGATTCCCAATTTAGCTCATTTGCCTCTCAGGGGGTTCAAATGTTATGATTCATATAAATACTGGAGGAAATCAGCAAAAAATAGATCCTGTTATGTCCTCATGCTGTATGCTGTATAATTGGAAGGTCAagttattgtgtgtattgaTCTGGACCGATGTTATCCTCATTATGAGCATATCTGGACGTGTAAGGGagtggacagaaagagagcgtaagacagagagagggtggaacTCCTCACCACATGTGTCTGAACACCACAATCTTTGTAAAATATTGGGGGAAGCATGGCGGCTTTGGGGAAGTTGAGGAAGCACAATCACTGTTGTCTGGTTATGTCACTGGTTATGTGGAGGACACCTCTGCTTTTCTGGGCTGATAAACACTCTTGATGTCTTCCAAGTTCCTCTGTTTGGTGTAGTGTGTTTACTTGTGCTTGTGAGTCTAATgcttaggctgtgtgtgtgtgtatttgtttctgtgtgtgtgtgtatgcacgtgtacgtgtttgtttgtatgcatgtcaGTACAAATGACCTCAGTGATGAATGTGTTTTGATGTTATGCTTCCAGCTAGAAAACATATCAACGGTCAGCCAGGTCTCAGTTCATATCAAACACtagacagtttgtgtgtgtgggctttaaAAGCGTACAGTACACAGAAGGTGAATGTTAGGAGTTTGTAACTATGTCTCTAGCTTATTGAAAGGTCTCAACCTTTGGACATGGACTAATCTAAGTGAGGAAAATATTACTGTCATTGAAAAAACATAGATTTGTCTTTATCACTGTTTTGTGACTGTCACTAAAGATGAAACCTTTCTGACAAGGTTTCTAATGTACATTTAGTTTGATACGGATTCAGGAAGTGGCAGTGACAACACACAATATGCATGGCGTATGAAATTATTTCAGCTGAGCTGTTGTATGTCATATCAGAGGATTGAGAAgaacatatgtgtgtatgaagtGTACTGTATCTGAAGTGTAATGTAAAGTATTTACATAAACTATAAGGTATCTTAAGCTCAACCTCTCTCCTGTAGCCCTGCCACCCAACAGCTACTCCCCCTCCTCAACAAACACTTCTGGCTACCACAGCCAGAACAGCAGCGCTCCGACTACATATCCCAGCAGCACCCAGCCTCAATATCCCAGCAACACCTATCCCTCTAGCCCCCGGAGTACCGTGACCAAGAGGAGGCAACGAAGGAAGGACCACAAGAGCTCACGTGAGGAGATTTGTCTAGCTCATGCCTCTACATGCACCTGGCTACAGCTTCACGAGTCACTGCTCCTGTTCATTCTCAGACAAAGATAAAAGATTTTGTCTAATTGAAGAGTCTGCATGGCCTTTTGACCTTTTGCCTTTTGTAACAGTTCAACAGACCCCTCTACAGACTATAAACTCTGTAAAGGGACCTTTCTACATGAATGATTAAACATAAAGAAGTTCATAAAGAACCTTCTCTGAAAGGAGCTGAGAGCAGTGTAGGACTTTTAATCATGTAAAATATTCTTATGTAAACACAAGTGAGGAACCTAAAGGCAGCATGCTTGAACTTGTTTCACGCTAAGTTGGATTTAGTGGGTTGGGTAGCTCTTTTAAAAAGATATCATGAATGTTCTCAAAATACCAAGTGGGGGAAGGACACACAAATGCTGATAACCCTTTAGCCTACTAGTGCACAGTATTTATGGTCAAAGTAGTTCTAAAAACGACAATATCAATCCAAGGTTTGGGTTATGACCGAATTTTGGCTATGACCAAAACTCATCATGTgatatgtgtgtctatatgtgtttaCGGTGCTGTTAACCATTAACTGTGCATCATAAATGTAAAAGTGAGCTATGATGCTAAAGTTCCACCAGGGCATTAATGGTCTGTGCCTTGCAGTGTCTCTGACCTCTAGTACGGTGGCCCCTGGGGGACATGTGGTGCACATGGAGACCAGTGAGGTGATCCTGAGAGGAGACCCCCTGACTGGGTTCGGCATCCAGCTACAGGGGGGTGTGTTCGCCACCGAAACCCTCTCAGCCCCAGCCTGCATCCGCTTCATAGAGCCGGACAGTCCCGCCGAGAAGTAAGGCCACCATCCTCACATAGACATGtgctcagacatacacacattcagatatctctctcacacacacacacacacacacacacacacacacacactgacatgaacACGTGGACAAttgggtacacacacataatgcactCACATGCACAGTCTGTGCACACATAAATCACTACTGTTAATGTGAGAGTCTCTAATGACCCAGAGTGGCTGCTGTGGGTTTGGGCGCTTTATCATCCACAACCCACTGGTTGCTGAGGCCGCCCTCTGGGGCAGCAAACGGCACGGTATTGATTGGAGAGGACGCAGTCACAGGCAGTTAGTGGTTATTGATTAGGGAGAACATGATAAGGGCCCATTagtgtacacacccacacacaagccCAGACTCACCACTAGAGGCTATTCTTCAGCCCTGTCCACTGAGATTAATGCCTGGGTCAGTGGAGGGCGCCcgtttggcatgtgtgtgtgcgtgcgcgcatgtgtgtgcatgcacacttcCTTGTAAAAGTACATACACTTTAAGTTGAGCATTGCAGACagaaacgcatacacacatcctaaataaacacacataataAACACACGTTGTCAGCGCTGTCTTTTGCAGCCCTGATCACCACACATGTAGGATGAAGGACTTGGCAGTGCTGATCAGAGTACATTGGGCGTGATTGAGGCCCAGCACAGTGACTTTCCCCCAGAGTCAGCCAGACTGAAGACGCAGGCACTGATTAATGCATACTGATGCGCTCACCTCACgtcagcatctgtgtgtgtgtgtgtgtgtgtgtgtaggtctgcaCACGTGTGTTTCCTGTGGAGACAGTGATGAAGACGAGCACAAACAAAACATAGGTGTCATCAAGGCAcctatggttgtgtgtgtttgtgtttttagatAGCATCAATGAAAAAAGCATTTTGATGTGTCTGCTTCCAGCAAGAAAACATATCAACGGTCAACAAGGTTTCAGTTGATGTcaaacactagtgtgtgtgtgtgtgtgtgagtgggtgtgtgggtgggtgtgtgggtgggtgtgggtgtgtttgcagAATTCAGCACACTGGTTTGGCAGAAAGAATGTTTCTCTCCCTAGTCTACGTTTGTGTGTCAAACTTGTTGCCCTGTGCTATACTTGTAGATGTGGAGTAATCCAGGTAGGAGACAGACTGCTCTCTATCAACGGAATCCCCACAGAGGACGGGACTCTGGAGGAGGCCAATCAGCTGCTCCGGGACACGGCGCTAGCCAATAAGGTCACTCTGGAAATCGAATTTGATGTTGCTGGTAAGCAATATGGGCTAGGCTTAGACAGGTTGTCACTGTGGCATTCTCTTAACCCTTACATGTTGATTTTTGTTGACTAACATTAAAGGTGAAGGTTGACCCTCAAAGCACATCACATCAGTAACAGGGCAAGCTGAACGCTCCAACCAGGTCATTACAGGTCCACAGTCACAGCTTAACTCCAAATGACTCACTAACTGAAGCAGAGGCCAAACATGGAGGTGATGGTTGTTTGCTTGAGCAGCTACACTCCCTGTAGGcaaaaatgatttttaatgTGTCTGGACTTTCGGGACTTATTGCATCAAAACGCTGTAATATATCATTGTCCGAAAATAAATACATTCCTTTGCAACTTGGTGAGCATGGATGAAGGAGCTGTCACAAACGATGATGTTTTTGATACTCATTAGACAAGAGACAAAAATACTAAAAAGATAGATGGTATATTATGATAGACAGAAAAACACATTCTCAAGCTTGATTGAAAGCCTTGTCCATAGATGAATGCTTTTTGGCCTTGTGCTATCTACAGAAATTTTGTCTGTCATCATAGTTGTCTTTTTTACACGTCTTATTTTCGGAGTTGAGCGCACCTGTTTTTTCAACAAGTACAGTATGTCATTACTTTTTTCAGCCCTTAATTAAAGGTGTCCAACAAATCCACGGCAGGACACTGCTGCTTTATACACTCGCAAACAGTTTCACATGTTGGAACCAAATGACAGTAGATCGCCAGCACAGCATAGATGATTATACAGAGGGTTTTTCATAACGTTGACACTGTTTCTGTGCTATAGAATCGGTGGTACCAAGCAGTGGCACATTCCATGTGAAGCTTCCCAAGAGACGTGGTGTAGAGCTGGGTATCACCATCAGCAGTAAGTCACAGCTTTATTCCTGAGCTTCCTGTATTCCTGTATCTCTTGCTACTCTAGCATtggggaaaagagaaagataaTATACTCGTACTCTTTGGGGTTCCCTGCATAATGTTTGTTTCTTTGCTGTTATAGTAAGCAAAAAGCCTGGACAACCTCTGGTCATTTCTGAAATCAAGCGAGGAAGCATTGCCCATAGGTATGTTGCTAATAGGGCAATTAATTGATTAATCGATTAGTCGTTAACTATTTTGATGATCGGTTTGTGTAATCTTTTTGTGTTTAAAGGGAAATACATCAATATTCTCGAATTATAGCATCTTAAACTTGAATATTTTCAGCTTTACCTGCTCCTCTATGACAGTGCACTAACTATCTTTGGTGTGTGAacaaaacaaggcatttgaAAAAATAATCTTGGGGCTTTGGgaaactgatcaacattttgCCACCATTTTCTGGCATTTTATCGATGAAACAACTAATCAATTAATCGAAAAAAAATAATCGGCAGATTAatagattatgaaaataatcgTTAGTTGCTAATACGTTTAGCACTATACTGTATTTCTCAGTTCTGAAACCATTGAAAGTCATATTTAATCATTTACATATTgtctttaacaaaatattcagtaAGGTCAGATGAGCTGCTATTTGctttaaaataatgtttacGGTGAATGTCTCCTTGACAATTTAAACAGTTTGTATTCTGTATAAGTTTAATTGTAATCAAATCTGATCTATTTGTAGCTAATTTTGAGATGTTCAACTGTATTCATCTCTTAACATTTTCTTCCTGCTCAGGACGGGTACTCTGGAGCCGGGTGACCGGCTTCTGGCCATAGATAATGTTCGTCTGGAAAACTGTGGGATAGAGGAGGCCATGAAAGTCCTCCAGCAGGCTGAAGACATGGTCAAACTCTGGATACAGAAAGATGAGGACAACACAggtgagtgcgtgtgcgtgtgtatgtgtgtgtctgcgtgcgtgtgtgggtgcgcGTGCACACGTACATTCATGCATATGTGCTGAGTGTGAGGCTGTGTGGTGTCTAAAGTAATTAGGTTTGTTGATGAATCCaccttgtgtgtggtgtggtgtttttCAGAGGAGTTGGAGATGTCTGACTCCATCATGTACACCGTGGAACTGAAGCGCTATGGTGGCCCACTGGGCATCACCATCTCGGGCACTGAGGAGCCCTTTGACCCCATCCTCATCTCCAGCCTCACCCGCAATGGCCTGGCGCAAAGGTCagaacaggacacacacacacacacacacacacgaaatcCACTCACAGATGCACAGCACACAATCTGTACaagacattcacacactttGCCTAAAGCAGACAGTAACAACTACATGCATGATTCATTTTAAAAGCATGTCAGATATACAAGCTAACCTATTATGAGGGTAGAAATAAGGACAGACTGTATATTTGGTTCCACATGTATAGGCTGTTCTCATTCATCATCTGTGTTGACCACGACGCCCCCCTCAGAACTGGATAGGTCTAGTCAACACATGTAATGTGTTGTGGAAAAAGAATCATCTGCCCTTTGATTGCACAACATACAACAACATTGCTTTTATTCTACTCTTGTGACATCTAGTGGTCTTTCTGAATGTCTGTCTGAGTCTTTGCTGTCACTGCAGAAGCCGTTTCGAAAAACATTACTGTCACAGGAAGTCAGGACATCCTGTAAGAATGCTTATGTAGACATATAGACTTGGTTAAGCTTCACTGATTCATTGCTTAAGTAATCATGTCAGCATAACAAATGACATCCTGATGTTACTGTATGTTAATCAGAAACCTTGTATGATTAGAATGGGTATGCCCAGCATTCTTAAGCTTTCTGGTCCACATATCTTTACACAGAGAGAAAGCTGTGTCATTCAGAGAGGGCCGTGGCATGAACGCAGTCATGCGGGCGTTTATGTGCTTTTGCTAATGTTTAATCCCTGGGAACTGAATGTCACTCTGTCATCAGAGGACCGCACGCCACAATTGTCCATCTGTGTTCCAAACTCTGTGTAGGCAGTGCAGACCGGAGCCTCTGCATTCTTAATCTGCCATTGCCTGTGTTAAGAATTCAGTCGGTGGTCCATTGTGTTGCCAACTCATACAGATTCAGCTCGTGTTTTCCTTCCTCCAAGTGCTTGTCATTTGAAATTATGAAGTATCCGTGTTAAGCACAGAGATTAAACTCATAATCAGACAGAATTCCCTCCTTCATAAAGAGAGCATTACAGTTGTGCAGTGAATGCTAACCCACCCAGCTTGTAAGTTAAAGCTGACAGCCTGCACTGTAAACTCATTAT from Alosa sapidissima isolate fAloSap1 chromosome 3, fAloSap1.pri, whole genome shotgun sequence carries:
- the grip2a gene encoding glutamate receptor-interacting protein 2a isoform X5, producing MWRVTCKLNPKHLPQALSRAEPLKKGAVGGVKGKRRMFSFSLRCRVGVIRGRTKDDVPYSKGSRESSNADGTLISKRRSIAVEELRGLTTVELMKREGSSLGLTISGGSDKDGKPRVSNLRLGGLAARSDQLNVGDYIKSVNGINLTKLRHDEIISLLKNIGERVVLEVEYDLPPYVPNNSAAVISKTIEVCLQKEGNSFGFVMRGGFHEDWHRSRPLVVTYVRPGGPADREGTLRTGDRVLSVNGVALHTHKHADALTTLMQSNQESFFLIEYDVSIMDSVKQASGPLLVEIPRPAGSTLGVSLTTALYRNKQVITIEKIKPASVAERCGALHVGDILLSIDGTNTEHCTLMEAHQLLATSTDITKLEILPAHQDPVRVQKSGQRQWDPSVSYLQPGHQTAHGKATTAPWTVQGSHGTTGPPHSHLAPSDHCRTLPPNSYSPSSTNTSGYHSQNSSAPTTYPSSTQPQYPSNTYPSSPRSTVTKRRQRRKDHKSSLSLTSSTVAPGGHVVHMETSEVILRGDPLTGFGIQLQGGVFATETLSAPACIRFIEPDSPAEKCGVIQVGDRLLSINGIPTEDGTLEEANQLLRDTALANKVTLEIEFDVAESVVPSSGTFHVKLPKRRGVELGITISISKKPGQPLVISEIKRGSIAHRTGTLEPGDRLLAIDNVRLENCGIEEAMKVLQQAEDMVKLWIQKDEDNTEELEMSDSIMYTVELKRYGGPLGITISGTEEPFDPILISSLTRNGLAQRTGALHVGDRILAINNVSLKGKPLSEAIQLLQTAGEAVTLKIKKRAQHVSGLSDTEDDQSERAATLPELNPLNIAGLDSVLESWNSSGIDPGYDRQGTYIHRTADLTLHPHEWRRSKHRSPLRSSARTHHPPAYDGRLDEDEWSKHLGYFLSHLPY